In one Anticarsia gemmatalis isolate Benzon Research Colony breed Stoneville strain chromosome 9, ilAntGemm2 primary, whole genome shotgun sequence genomic region, the following are encoded:
- the LOC142975704 gene encoding glucose dehydrogenase [FAD, quinone]-like, producing MRLKKTAFVFLVTTVLFTQALRLDEDNEYATVEDADSYTDPREGRILWPYPLTKNDSEIANDSDPNASEDRYEEENGRQKRYLAFSYRQSPIVDMMMQSLPPKYVPQNPSDPFDFLRDTYPLPKGYTRPLEEYDYVIVGGGTAGSVLAARLTEDKPRAMVLVLEAGKPESLLNDVPALLSYMLLTDAVWPYTMEKQEGVCMGSEGQRCFWPRGKALGGTSVINYMLYTRGRPQDWDRIAADGNYGWNYDEVLKYYIKSEKSELKDYRNAPYRGRDGELTVSNVPFKTGVVEAFLKAERNFGIPTVDYNSPYELGFGYTQAMIHKGHRVSAAKAFLHNHKRRRNLHILTDATATKVLIEPHSKRAYAVEYIKDGIKRTVRCRREIILSAGPIASPQLLMLSGIGPEEHLKSLGIPVLVNLQVGRILYDHIAFPGVIFRLNTTNATLLEPKVATLQNVLQWLHYGDGLLTTTGAVEALGYLKTSVSQDPENVPDIELLSMGGSLVLDSGGALRQSWRLDEKNFHQAYRPLYGLDTWSAVIMLTQPKSRGYLELKDTNPFSHPKMYGNYLTDPQDVAAFMDAIKHVIQIGNSEAFKKYDPKLFLPDYETCRSFVPNSDPYWECALRTMLITLHHQIATCRMGPISDPYAVVDPELRVYGVVGLRVIDSSVIPRPTNAHTAAPAIMIGEKGADLIKKTWSNVVS from the exons ATGAGACTGAAAAAGACTGCGTTCGTGTTTTTAGTAACAACGGTATTGTTTACTCAAGCCTTGAGGTTAGATGAAGATAATGAATATGCGACTGTCGAAGACGCAGACAGTTACACAGATCCTAGAGAAGGGAGAATATTATGGCCTTATCCACTAACGAAGAATGACTCTGAAATTGCCAATGATTCAGACCCTAATGCCTCTGAAGACAGATACGAAGAAGAGAATGGGAGACAAAAACGGTACTTAGCGTTCTCATATAGGCAGAGTCCCATAGTTGATATGATGATGCAAAGCCTTCCACCTAAGTATGTGCCGCAGAACCCAAGCGATCCTTTCGATTTCTTACGGGATACATACCCGCTGCCTAAAG GGTACACGCGACCACTCGAGGAATACGACTACGTGATAGTGGGAGGTGGCACTGCTGGTTCGGTACTGGCTGCTCGTCTAACAGAAGATAAGCCACGAGCAATGGTTTTAGTTCTTGAGGCTGGAAAGCCTGAGAGTTTACTAAACGATGTGCCCGCTTTACTCTCATACATGTTGCTCACCGATGCTGTGTGGCCGTACACTATGGAGAAACAAGAAGGAGTTTGCATGG GAAGTGAAGGGCAGCGCTGCTTCTGGCCTCGAGGCAAGGCTCTGGGGGGCACCAGCGTGATCAACTACATGCTGTACACTAGAGGGCGGCCACAGGACTGGGACAGAATTGCTGCTGATGGAAACTATGGATG GAATTACGACGAAGTCttgaaatattacataaaatctGAAAAATCTGAGCTAAAGGACTACAGAAACGCTCCCTACCGCGGACGCGACGGCGAACTAACCGTCTCGAACGTTCCATTCAA AACTGGTGTCGTGGAAGCGTTCCTCAAAGCTGAAAGAAACTTTGGCATCCCCACCGTCGACTACAACTCTCCGTACGAGCTCGGCTTCGGCTACACACAAGCTATGATACACAAAGGGCACCGAGTGAGCGCTGCAAAAGCTTTCCTACACAATCATAAGCGACGAAGAAATCTACATATACTGACTGACGCCACAGCGACTAAAGTTCTTATAGAGCCGCACTCGAAACGAGCGTACGCAGTTGAATATATAAAGGATGGCATTAAACGCACAGTCCGTTGCCGCAGGGAAATTATTTTGTCGGCGGGACCTATTGCCTCACCCCAATTACTCATGCTTTCAGGAATAGGACCTGAAGAACATTTGAAATCGTTGGGTATTCCAGTCTTGGTAAATTTACAAGTTGGAAGGATTCTTTACGATCATATTGCGTTCCCCGGAGTTATTTTCAGACTAAATACAACTAATGCAACGCTCCTGGAACCGAAAGTGGCCACTTTACAGAACGTTTTACAATGGTTGCACTACGGCGATGGCCTGTTGACTACCACCGGGGCCGTGGAAGCTCTCGGATATTTGAAAACATCAGTATCACAAGATCCGGAAAATGTTCCCGATATTGAATTATTAAGTATGGGCGGATCACTCGTTTTAGATTCAGGTGGCGCACTCAGACAAAGTTGGAGATTAGACGAAAAGAACTTCCATCAAGCGTATAGACCTTTATACGGATTAGATACATGGTCAGCAGTGATAATGTTAACACAACCGAAATCGAGAGGTTACCTTGAACTTAAAGATACTAATCCCTTCTCACATCCAAAAATGTACGGTAACTACTTGACGGATCCGCAAGATGTAGCTGCATTCATGGATGCGATCAAACACGTGATTCAAATAGGAAATTCTGAGGCGTTTAAGAAATATGATCCAAAACTGTTCTTACCCGATTACGAGACGTGTAGAAGCTTTGTTCCGAACTCTGACCCGTACTGGGAGTGCGCTTTGAGAACAATGTTGATAACGTTACATCATCAGATAGCCACGTGTAGAATGGGTCCGATTTCTGATCCTTACGCGGTGGTAGATCCTGAACTAAGAGTGTACGGAGTAGTTGGACTGCGAGTGATAGACAGCAGCGTCATCCCTCGACCGACGAACGCTCACACCGCCGCACCCGCCATCATGATTGGCGAGAAAGGTGCCGATCTGATAAAGAAAACCTGGTCAAACGTGGTCTCATAA